The Falco naumanni isolate bFalNau1 chromosome 1, bFalNau1.pat, whole genome shotgun sequence genome window below encodes:
- the MYO18A gene encoding unconventional myosin-XVIIIa isoform X7: MFNLMKKDKEKDGARKEKKEKKEKKERMSAAELKSLEEMSMRRGFFNLNRASKRDSKTRLEISNPIPIKVASGSDLHLTDIDSDSNRGSVILDSGHLSTASSSDDLKVDDANFKGSVLQRAAKFGSLAKQNSQMIVKRFSFSQKSRDESTSETSTPSEHSAAPSPQVEVRMLETQLSKQGVPQGHPCTPPATSLRARVPELVSKRFPAELRLPALVPPQPPTPRQLELQRRNTGDFGFSLRRTTMLDRAPDGQVYRRVVHFAEPGAGTKDLALGLVPGDRLVEINGRNVESKSRDEIVEMIRQSGETVQLKVQPILELSELSRCWLRGGQGTRRAAWDLDPAASASAPSQGQADDAPAAAFGPVPAAAQAKTEEQIAAEEAWYETEKVWLVHRDGFSLGSQLRLEEGVPLPEGKVKVKLDHDGTVLEVEEDDVEKANPPSCDRVEDLASLLYLNESSVLHTLRQRYGGNLLHTYAGPTMVIINPLSSPSMYSEKVMHMFKGCRREDTSPHIYAVAQAAYRSMLMSRQDQAVVLLGASGSGKTTNCQHLVQYLTTIAGSTGKVFSVEKWQALYTILEAFGNSSTGMNGNATRFSQIISLDFDQAGQVASASIQTLLLEKLRVTKRPANEATFNIFYYLLACSDSTLRTELHFNHLAENNVFGIVPLSKPEEKQKATQQFNKLQAAMKVMGISSDEQKAFWLVLGAIYHLGAAGATKELLADGADADEAGRKQFARHEWAQKAAYLLGCSLEELSSSIFKHQPKGTLQRSTSFRQGPDEPPLGDSGTGPKLTALECLEGMAAGLYSELFTLLISLLNRALKSSQHSVCSVTVVDTPGAQNPELAGQSRGATFEELCHNYTQERLQLLFHQRTFARELERYKEENIELALADAEPGSSGSIAAVDQPSHQALVRSLARTDEARGLLWLLEEEALQPGGNEDTLLERLFSYYGPQEGGKKGHNPLLPSDKPRHFLLGHSSGTNWVEYDATGWLNHVKHNPASQNASVLLQESQKKVISSLFAGRGGSALVLSGSVAGLEGGSQLALRRATSMRKTFTTGVAAVKKKSLCIQIKLQVDALIDSIKKSKLHFVHCFLPKAAGGGGDPRALPCRRVSGSELELPAEHCEAGLMQLDVPLLRAQLRGSRLLDTLRMYRQGYPDHMVFAEFRRRFDVLAPHLTKKHGRNYIVVDEKRAVEELLESLDLEKSSYHMGLSRVFFRAGSLARLEEQRDAQTSRNITLFQAACRGFLARQQFKKRKIQDLAIRCVQKNIKKNKGVKGWPWWKLFTTVRPLIEVQLTEDQIRGKDEEIQQLKSKLEKVEKERNELRLNSDRLESRITELTSELTDERNTGESASQLLDAETAERLRAEKEMKDLQAKYDALKKQMESMEMEVMEARLIRAAELNGELDDDDSGGEWRLKYERAVREIDFTKKRLQQELEDKLEVEQQGKRQLERRLTDLQADSEESQRALQQLKKKCQRLAAELQDTKLHLEGQQGRNHDLEKKQRRFDTELSQAHEEAQRERLQREKLSREKDVLVAEVFGLKQLLEDKDSDIAGLTQKAEALEAELQDISSQESKDEASLAKVKKQLRDLEAKVKDQEEELDEQAGTIQMLEQAKLRLEMEMERLRQTHAKEVESRDEEVEEIRQSCQKKLKQMEVQLEEEYEDKQKVLREKRELESKLSAVSEQANQRDFETEKRLRRDLKRTKALLADAQIMLDHLKNNAPSKREIAQLKNQLEESEFTCAAAVKARKSMEVEIEDLHLQIDDLAKAKAGLEEQLSRLQREKNEVQSRLEEDQEDMNELMKKHKAAVAQASRDLAQMNDLQAQLEEVNKEKQELQEKLQGLQSQLEFLEQSMVDKSLVSRQEAKIRELETRLEFERTQVKRLESLATRLKENMEKLTEERDQRAAAENREKEQNKRLQRQLRDVKEEMGELAKKEAEASRKKHELEMDLESLEAANQSLQSDLKLAFKRIGDLQAAIEDEMESDSNEDLINSLQDMVAKYQKRKSKLDGDSDVDSELEDRVDGVKSWLSKNKGSSKALSDDGSLKGSSPPSSRHTFTYDRWDEEQDTGESTRRYSHSSPSASEADSRATETPA; this comes from the exons ATGTTCAACTTGATGAAAaaggacaaggagaaggatgggGCCCgaaaggagaagaaggaaaagaaggagaagaaggagcgGATGTCGGCAGCTGAACTGAAGAGCTTGGAGGAGATGAGCATGCGCCGGGGCTTCTTCAACCTCAACCGTGCCTCCAAGCGGGACTCCAAGACCCGCCTGGAGATCTCCAACCCCATCCCCATTAAGGTGGCCAGTGGCTCTGACCTGCATCTCACAGATATCGACTCCGACAGCAACCGGGGCAGCGTCATCTTGGACTCAGGCCACCTGAGCACGGCCAGCTCCAGCGATGATCTCAAGGTGGACGATGCCAACTTCAAGGGCTCGGTGCTGCAGCGGGCGGCCAAATTTGGCTCGTTGGCCAAGCAGAACTCACAGATGATTGTCAAACGTTTCTCCTTCTCCCAGAAGAGCCGGGATGAGAGCACCTCAGAGACATCCACCCCCTCCGAGCActcagcagccccctccccacaggtGGAGGTGCGCATGCTGGAGACCCAGCTTTCCAAGCAAGGGGTCCCCCAAGGACACCCCTGCAcccctcctgccacctccctgcgTGCCAGGGTGCCGGAGCTCGTTAGCAAGAGGTTTCCTGCCGAGCTGCGGCTGCCCGCCTTGgtgcccccgcagccccccaccccacggcagctggagctgcagaggcGCAACACTGGTGATTTTGGCTTCTCCCTACGCCGCACCACCATGCTGGACCGGGCGCCCGATGGGCAGGTGTACCGACGTGTCGTGCACTTTGCTGAACCTGGAGCTGGCACCAAAGACTTGGCGTTGGGGTTGGTGCCTGGTGACCGGTTGGTGGAGATCAATGGACGAAATGTGGAGAGCAAATCCCGGGATGAGATCGTGGAGATGATCCGGCAGTCGGGGGAGACGGTGCAGCTGAAGGTGCAGCCCATCCTGGAGCTGAGTGAGCTGAGCCGCTGCTGGCTGCGGGGCGGCCAGGGGACACGCCGCGCTGCTTGGGAT CTGGACCCCGCCGCCTCTGCCTCGGCACCCAGCCAG GGTCAAGCGGACGATGCCCCGGCAGCCGCCTTTGGCCCcgtccctgctgcagctcag GCCAAGACGGAGGAGCAGATAGCCGCCGAGGAGGCCTGGTATGAGACAGAGAAGGTGTGGCTGGTGCACAGAGATGGCTTCTCCTTGG gcagccagctgcgGCTGGAGGAAGGTGTCCCCCTGCCCGAGGGCAAGGTGAAGGTGAAGCTGGACCATGATGGAACCGTcctggaggtggaggaggacGATGTGGAGAAG GCAAACCCCCCCTCCTGTGACCGCGTGGAGGACCTCGCCAGCCTCCTCTACCTCAACGAGTCCAGCGTGCTGCACACGCTGCGGCAGCGCTACGGTGGAAACCTCCTGCACACCTACGCCGGCCCCACCATGGTCATCATCAACCCACTGAGCTCCCCCTCCATGTATTCTGAGAAG GTCATGCACATGTTCAAAGGGTGCCGCAGGGAGGACACGTCCCCGCACATCTACGCGGTGGCCCAGGCTGCCTACCGCAGCATGCTGATGAGCCGCCAGGACCAAGCGGTCGTGCTGCTGGGCGCCAGTGGCAGCGGCAAAACCACCAACTGCCAACACCTTGTCCAGTACCTCACCACCATCGCTGGCAGCACTGGCAAGGTCTTCTCCG TGGAGAAGTGGCAGGCTCTCTACACCATCCTGGAGGCTTTTGGCAATAGCAGCACCGGCATGAATGGCAACGCCACCCGCTTCTCCCAGATCATCTCTCTGGACTTCGACCAGGCTGGGCAGGTGGCATCTGCCTCCATACAG ACGCTGTTGCTGGAGAAGCTGCGCGTCACGAAGCGCCCAGCCAACGAAGCAACCTTCAACATCTTCTACTACCTGCTGGCCTGCTCTGACAGCACCCTGCG GACTGAGCTTCATTTCAACCACTTGGCAGAGAACAACGTCTTTGGCATCGTGCCCCTCTCCAAG CcggaggaaaagcagaaggcGACCCAGCAGTTCAACAAGCTTCAGGCTGCCATGAAGGTGATGGGCATCTCCAGCGATGAGCAGAAAGCCTTCTGGCTTGTCCTGGGGGCCATTTATCATCTGGGGGCCGCCGGGGCCACAAAAG agctgctggcagacGGAGCCG ACGCCGACGAAG CTGGAAGGAAGCAGTTTGCACGGCACGAGTGGGCTCAGAAAGCCGCTTacctgctgggctgcagcctggaggagctctcctcctccatctTCAAGCACCAGCCCAAGGGTACCCTGCAGCGATCCACCTCCTTCCGGCAGGGCCCCGATGAGCCCCCCCTGGGTGACAGCGGTACAG GTCCCAAGCTGACAGCACTGGAGTGCCTGGAGGGCATGGCGGCCGGCTTGTACTCTGAGCTCTTCACCCTCCTCATCTCCCTCCTCAACAG GGCGCTGAAATCGAGCCAGCACTCGGTGTGCTCGGTGACGGTGGTGGACACCCCGGGGGCGCAGAACCCCgagctggcagggcagagccggGGGGCCACCTTCGAGGAGCTTTGCCACAACTACACCCAGGAGCgcctgcagctgctcttccaCCAGCGCACCTTCGCCCGCGAGCTGGAGCGCTACAAGGAG GAGAACATAGAGCTTGCCCTGGCTGACGCCGAGCCCGGCTCCTCTGGCTCCATAGCTGCTGTAGACCAGCCCTCGCATCAGGCACTG GTCCGGTCACTGGCCCGCACAGACGAGGCGcgggggctgctgtggctgctggaggaggaggcGCTGCAGCCAGGCGGCAACGAGGACACCTTGCTGGAGCGGCTCTTCTCCTACTACGGCCCCCAGGAAGGGGGCAAGAAAG GGCACAACCCGCTGCTCCCCAGTGACAAGCCCCGGCATTTCCTTCTGGGCCACAGCTCAGGGACCAACTGGGTGGAGTACGATGCCACGGGCTGGCTCAACCACGTCAAGCACAACCCGGCCTCCCAAAATGCCTCCGTCCTGCTGCAGGAGTCACAGAA GAAGGTCATCAGCAGCCTGTTTGCGGGCCGTGGCGGGTCAGCGCTGGTGCTGTCGGGCTcggtggcagggctggagggggggtCCCAGCTGGCCCTGCGCCGGGCCACCAGCATGCGGAAGACCTTCACCACCGGCGTGGCTGCTGTCAAGAAGAAATCCCTCTGCATCCAGATCAAGCTGCAAGTG GACGCCCTCATTGACAGCATCAAGAAGTCCAAGCTCCACTTTGTGCACTGCTTCCTGCCCaaggcggcggggggcggcggggaccCCCGGGCTCTGCCGTGCCGGCGGGTGAGCGGCAGTGAACTGGAGCTGCCGGCGGAGCACTGCGAGGCCGGGCTCATGCAGCTGGACGTGCCCCTCCTGCGTGCCCAGCTCCGCGGCTCCCGCCTGCTCGACACCCTCCGCATGTACCGCCAAG GGTATCCCGACCACATGGTTTTTGCGGAGTTCAGGCGGCGCTTTGACGTCCTGGCCCCACACCTGACCAAGAAGCACGGGCGCAACTACATCGTCGTGGATGAGAAGCGG gCAGTGGAGGAGCTCCTGGAGTCGCTGGacctggagaagagcagctaCCACATGGGCTTGAGCCGG GTGTTTTTCCGAGCTGGATCACtagccaggctggaggagcagagggacGCGCAGACCAGCAGGAACATCACCCTCTTCCAGGCAGCGTGCAGGGGCTTCTTGGCACGGCAGCAGTTCAAGAAAAGGAAG ATCCAGGATTTGGCCATCCGCTGCGTGCAGAAGAACATCAAGAAGAACAAGGGGGTGAAGGGCTGGCCCTGGTGGAAGCTTTTCACCACCGTGCGGCCCCTCATCGAGGTGCAGCTCACCGAGGACCAGATCCGCGGCAAAGAC GAAGAGATCCAGCAGCTGAAGAGCAAACTCGAGAAGGTGGAGAAAGAGCGTAACGAGCTCCGGCTCAACAGCGACCGCCTGGAGAGCAGG ATCACAGAGCTGACATCGGAGCTGACAGACGAGCGGAACACCGGCGAGTCGgcctcccagctgctggacGCTGAGACGGCTGAGAGGCTGCGGGCCGAGAAGGAGATGAAGGACCTGCAG gcCAAGTACGATGCTCTGAAGAAGCAGATGGAGTCCATGGAGATGGAGGTGATGGAGGCTCGGCTCATCCGGGCGGCCGAGCTCAACGGGGAGCTCGACGATGACGATTCAG GTGGCGAATGGCGGCTGAAATATGAGCGGGCGGTGCGGGAGATCGACTTCACTAAGAAacggctgcagcaggagctggaggacaAGCTGGAGGTGGAGCAGCAGGGCAAGAGGCAGCTGGAGCGGAGG ctgaCGGACCTGCAGGCAGACAGCGAGGAGAGCCAGCGGGCGCTGCAGCAGCTAAAGAAGAAGTGCCAGCGCCTGGCCGCGGAGCTGCAGGACACCAAGCTGCACCTCGAGGGGCAGCAAGGACGCAACCATGACCTGGAGAAGAAGCAGCGGAG GTTTGACACCGAGCTCTCGCAGGCGCACGAGGAGGCCCAGCGGGAGAGGCTGCAGCGGGAGAAGCTGAGCCGTGAGAAGGACGTGCTGGTGGCTGAGGTCTTCGGCCtcaagcagctgctggag GACAAGGACTCGGACATTGCGGGGCTGACACAGAAGGCGGAGGCGCtggaggctgagctgcaggacaTCTCCTCCCAGGAGTCGAAGGATGAAGCCTCCCTGGCCAAGgtgaagaagcagctgagggacctGGAGGCGAAGGTCAAAGACCAGGAGGAGGAACTGGACGAGCAGGCTGGGACCATCcagatgctggagcag GCCAAGCTGCggctggagatggagatggagcGGCTGCGGCAGACCCACGCCAAGGAGGTGGAGAGCCGTGACGAGGAGGTGGAGGAGATTCGGCAGTCGTGCCAGAAGAAG CTGAAGCAGATGGaggtgcagctggaggaggagtaCGAGGACAAGCAGAAGGTACTGAGAGAGAAACGGGAGCTGGAGAGCAAGTTATCTGCTGTCAGCGAGCAG GCCAACCAGCGGGACTTCGAGACGGAAAAGCGCCTGCGCCGGGACCTGAAGAGGACAAAGGCGCTGCTGGCTGATGCACAGATCATGCTGGACCACCTGAAGAACAATGCACCCAGCAAGAGGGAGATCGCCCAGCTCAAGAACCAG ctggaggagtcGGAGTTCACCTGTGCGGCTGCTGTTAAGGCCCGCAAGTCCATGGAGGTGGAGATTGAAGACCTCCACCTGCAGATCGACGATCTTGCCAAGGCCAAGGCAGGG ctggaggagcagctgagccGGCTGCAGCGGGAGAAGAATGAGGTGCAGAGTCGGCTGGAGGAGGACCAGGAGGACATGAATGAGCTGATGAAGAAGCACAAGGCGGCTGTGGCCCAG GCGTCCCGGGACCTGGCGCAGATGAATGACctccaggcacagctggaggaggtcaacaaggagaagcaggagctgcaAGAGAAG CTGCAAGGCTTGCAGAGCCAGCTGGAATTCCTGGAGCAATCCATGGTGGACAAGTCGCTAGTGAGCCGGCAAGAAGCCAAGATCCGCGAGCTGGAGACCAGGCTGGAGTTTGAGCGGACACAAGTCAAGCGCCTGGAG AGCCTGGCCACGCGGCTGAAGGAGAACATGGAGAAGCTGACGGAGGAGCGAGATCAGCGCGCAGCCGCCGAGAACCGGGAGAAGGAGCAGAACAAGCGGCTGCAGCGACAGCTCCGCGATGTCAAGGAGGAGATGGGTGAGCTGGCCAAGAAGGAGGCAGAGGCCAGCCGCAAGAAGCACGAGCTG GAGATGGACCTGGAGAGCCTGGAAGCTGCCAACCAGAGCCTGCAGTCAGACCTGAAGCTGGCCTTCAAGCGCATCGGGGACCTGCAGGCGGCCATCGAGGATGAGATGGAGAGTGACAGCAACGAGGACCTCATCAACAG TTTGCAGGACATGGTGGCAAAgtatcagaaaagaaagagtaaacT TGATGGTGACTCGGACGTGGACTCAGAGCTGGAGGACCGTGTGGACGGGGTGAAGTCCTGGCTCTCCAAGAACAAAGGCTCCTCCAAAGCGCTCTCGGATGATGGCAGCCTGAAGGGCAGCAG cccccccagctcccggcACACCTTCACCTACGACAGATGGGACGAGGAGCAGGACACCGGGGAAAGCACACGCCGCTACTCCCACAGCTCCCCCAGCGCCAGCGAGGCAGACAGCCGGGCCACCGAGACCCCTGCCTAG